One genomic region from Leifsonia sp. Root1293 encodes:
- a CDS encoding TetR/AcrR family transcriptional regulator — MKARESGGAREYRMAARAESAEQTGERIVDAMLARLRDTPYERIRLDDIAADAGVSVQTVIRRFDGKAGLMTAVVGRELGRIVAARDAAEHDSVARTVTALVEHYEVYAELILKTYSEAPLVPGLAELVARGRAYHVDWCRRTFERHLDPSLDAQTRRLRLAQIVAVCDATTWRILRFDGGLTPGETERALGELLAPLLD, encoded by the coding sequence ATGAAAGCGCGAGAGTCGGGCGGCGCCAGGGAGTACCGCATGGCCGCACGGGCGGAGTCGGCGGAGCAGACCGGGGAGCGCATCGTCGATGCCATGCTCGCCCGCCTCCGCGATACGCCCTACGAGCGCATCCGGCTCGACGACATAGCGGCGGATGCAGGCGTGAGCGTGCAGACTGTCATCCGACGCTTCGACGGCAAGGCGGGTCTCATGACCGCGGTGGTGGGGCGCGAGCTCGGACGGATCGTCGCCGCCCGCGACGCTGCAGAGCACGACTCGGTCGCGAGAACCGTGACGGCCCTCGTCGAGCACTACGAGGTGTACGCCGAACTGATCCTGAAGACCTATTCCGAGGCGCCGCTGGTTCCCGGTCTCGCGGAACTCGTCGCTCGAGGACGGGCGTACCACGTCGACTGGTGCCGACGCACCTTCGAGCGCCACCTGGACCCCAGCCTCGACGCCCAGACCCGCCGGCTGCGACTGGCCCAGATCGTGGCCGTCTGCGATGCGACGACCTGGCGCATCCTGCGCTTCGACGGCGGCCTCACCCCGGGCGAGACCGAACGAGCCCTCGGCGAACTCCTCGCGCCTCTCCTCGACTGA
- a CDS encoding acetyl-CoA C-acetyltransferase, whose amino-acid sequence MSTTQVVILSGSRTPQGRVNGQFSALSAVQLGTIAIRDAIEKSGVDVNDIDQVLMGQVLQAGAGQNPAKQSAVAAGIPWRVPAMTLNKVCLSGLAAVIDAARLIRLGEASVVVAGGQESMTNAPHLLPGSRRGWAYGDVTMVDHAAFDGLTDAFDRVSMGASTEEHNGPLAISRVDQDAVAAASHQRAGAAIEAGVFADEIVAVSVPQRKGDPVLVTTDEGVRPTSTVETLAGLRPAFSSSGTITAGNSSPLSDGASALVVASRDYAESHGLSWLAVIEASGHVAGPDNSLHSQPSNAIAAALTRQGWEASDLDLVEINEAFAAVAVQSTRDLGIDAEVVNVHGGAIALGHPIGASGARLALHAAHELARRGSGRAAVALCGGGGQGDALLLSR is encoded by the coding sequence ATGAGCACGACCCAGGTCGTCATCCTGTCCGGTTCGCGTACCCCGCAGGGACGGGTCAACGGGCAGTTCTCCGCCCTCTCGGCGGTGCAGTTGGGAACCATCGCCATCCGCGACGCGATCGAGAAGTCGGGCGTCGACGTGAACGACATCGACCAGGTGCTGATGGGCCAGGTGCTGCAGGCCGGTGCCGGGCAGAACCCGGCCAAGCAGAGCGCCGTCGCCGCCGGCATCCCGTGGAGGGTGCCCGCCATGACGCTCAACAAGGTGTGCCTCTCCGGGCTCGCCGCGGTCATCGACGCCGCCAGGCTGATCCGGCTGGGCGAGGCGTCCGTCGTCGTCGCCGGTGGCCAGGAGTCCATGACCAACGCCCCGCACCTGCTGCCGGGATCCCGCCGCGGCTGGGCATACGGGGATGTCACGATGGTCGACCACGCCGCATTCGACGGACTGACGGATGCCTTCGACAGGGTGTCGATGGGCGCGTCGACCGAGGAGCACAACGGCCCACTCGCCATCAGCCGTGTCGACCAGGACGCCGTCGCAGCGGCCTCCCACCAGCGCGCGGGCGCCGCCATCGAAGCCGGGGTGTTCGCCGACGAGATCGTCGCCGTCAGCGTCCCGCAGCGGAAGGGCGACCCCGTTCTCGTCACGACGGACGAGGGTGTGCGTCCCACGTCCACCGTCGAGACCCTGGCCGGCCTGCGTCCGGCGTTCTCCTCGAGCGGCACCATCACCGCCGGCAACTCCTCGCCGCTCTCCGACGGCGCCAGCGCACTGGTCGTGGCGAGCCGGGACTACGCCGAGTCGCATGGCCTCAGCTGGCTGGCCGTCATCGAGGCATCCGGGCACGTCGCCGGGCCGGACAACTCGCTGCACTCGCAGCCCTCCAACGCCATCGCGGCGGCTCTCACACGGCAGGGCTGGGAGGCGTCGGACCTCGACCTCGTCGAGATCAACGAGGCTTTCGCGGCCGTGGCCGTGCAGTCGACGCGCGATCTCGGCATCGATGCCGAGGTCGTCAACGTGCACGGTGGAGCCATCGCCCTCGGACACCCGATCGGGGCGTCGGGCGCCCGGCTGGCCCTGCACGCCGCCCACGAGCTGGCTCGTCGCGGGTCGGGACGTGCCGCGGTCGCCCTGTGCGGTGGCGGCGGCCAGGGAGACGCCCTGCTCCTGTCACGGTGA
- a CDS encoding SCO7613 C-terminal domain-containing membrane protein yields MAWSDDAAKYLLDPTICPRCGAAIVGVAVCPSCGADLGSAAAQDAWAWSQKAAFAIERRAASISAIPDAVTRTAGPPQAAPVPVGGVSSAPAVASGVAMSTAPAPVASGVVASGVVASGGAGPRTRFDSQISLQSVLAVAGAGLVAVAAIVFTFLNPDLGFGARTVIIAACTAAFLGGAWLLGRRGLTFSSESIGGLGMVFVALDVWAFSELAPASVSGWWFAALGLLVASGAMIAVAVSTRLRTWLWAGLVGTAVVPAFLGYAGAGPDAGLGDVSGWAVIGHLGVGFAAVMLQLLVRRLRARFSSALQTDRLTLQVLQVLVVAVVVVQAPWVAFVSGASGAATAVGIAAAYAALAALAFLSARSGPARFWSALAGVLGAGALAVLVQAPDLGDGRWWPALVPVAGGVVLVAVSVVPTGASVVRAALRAGALVTTVLFAVPAVAIALGGALATVIGDGALEPSEYSVLGATVFGGYATEQLAAMIGLTLVGFAIWGAARLSPGERWPVLADPLVAARWIAAVGVVTFPAWSQLQPWARSAEALALAALAGAVLLFVPRVRDSRLALRLPGIVGGHIVLVLAVVLSWPEQRLAVVAGAIAVGLTALLAQTVPVRIRPGHMGVGFAYALVVTGLALDLTGLDTVPVLCLTTTVGALAALAATLTGWLRPGTWYAVLIVTSVPFLVGIAGVLQERSAWTALSTGVTALLAFALTTTRRPGLTVVVRAIAAAVIVPALAVVVVCLCAAFLPTSGSPVALPIIAVLVAAVLPSTGVIQAALERAGSARREARAVRLAIEGSALLTGALAVLIALVGVAGLETAFVVLLVIGIGAAATGLWVRRYGWWIAAAAWTGALWCRWAMAGVDIVEPYVLPPALVAALVGTILVSRGRRGVPLATTGLASAVVPSLAALAVSGSGVDAAVPWRALALFAAAGVLLVFLAIITRPAGEPGTRLAALGRPVAVIAIVASGAGAVQGIRYGLESDALPGSTAAALMVTVLAYAIAACLLATAAGWLLVRAGATSRWVFAAAPVYLVAGPITAVRDDAFSIWTLWTLSVLLLALVVITAVRSRSKTTTLPPIWFLWAIAWCTAVAGWSEREILRVEGFSIPLALGLLLAGIVGMSQHATDAAAPPSPPTTGRALTRLNAWPTGVSGSWRLLGPGLVVLFVPSMLATVTDPTTWRAILVIALALVAILVGARRKLAAPFVIGLVVLPVENVLVFAVQLGRDIQSLPWWITLATAGAVLLVIAVGSERREGTDKTVAARLRDLT; encoded by the coding sequence ATGGCCTGGAGCGATGATGCGGCGAAGTACCTGCTCGACCCCACGATCTGCCCGCGATGCGGTGCCGCGATCGTGGGAGTCGCCGTGTGCCCGAGCTGCGGGGCCGACCTCGGCAGTGCCGCCGCCCAGGACGCCTGGGCCTGGTCGCAGAAGGCGGCCTTCGCCATCGAGCGCCGTGCCGCATCCATCTCCGCGATCCCGGATGCCGTGACCAGGACAGCCGGCCCGCCTCAGGCGGCGCCGGTCCCCGTCGGCGGGGTCTCCTCAGCGCCGGCCGTGGCTTCCGGGGTGGCGATGTCCACCGCACCGGCGCCGGTCGCATCCGGTGTCGTCGCATCCGGTGTCGTCGCATCCGGAGGCGCCGGGCCCCGAACCCGATTCGACTCCCAGATCAGCCTGCAGTCGGTGCTCGCCGTCGCCGGTGCCGGTCTCGTCGCCGTCGCGGCGATCGTCTTCACCTTCCTCAACCCCGATCTGGGCTTCGGGGCGCGCACCGTCATCATCGCCGCCTGCACCGCGGCCTTCCTCGGCGGAGCCTGGCTGCTGGGCAGGCGGGGCCTCACCTTCTCCTCCGAGTCGATCGGCGGGCTCGGAATGGTCTTCGTCGCGCTCGACGTCTGGGCGTTCTCCGAGCTGGCACCCGCGAGCGTGAGCGGCTGGTGGTTCGCCGCCCTCGGACTGCTCGTGGCCTCCGGTGCCATGATCGCCGTGGCCGTGAGCACGAGACTGCGCACCTGGCTGTGGGCCGGCCTCGTGGGCACGGCTGTCGTTCCGGCCTTCCTCGGCTACGCGGGGGCGGGTCCGGATGCCGGTCTCGGAGACGTTTCCGGGTGGGCCGTCATCGGCCACCTGGGTGTCGGGTTCGCCGCGGTCATGCTGCAGCTGCTCGTCCGACGTCTGCGGGCGCGCTTCTCCAGTGCTCTCCAGACCGATCGGCTGACGCTTCAGGTGCTGCAGGTGCTCGTCGTGGCTGTCGTCGTGGTCCAGGCGCCGTGGGTCGCGTTCGTGAGCGGTGCTTCGGGAGCGGCCACCGCCGTCGGCATCGCCGCCGCCTACGCCGCCCTCGCCGCACTGGCCTTCCTCAGCGCTCGGTCGGGCCCCGCCCGATTCTGGAGCGCCCTGGCCGGTGTCCTGGGGGCCGGTGCCCTCGCCGTGCTGGTGCAGGCCCCCGATCTCGGCGACGGCCGCTGGTGGCCGGCCCTCGTTCCCGTCGCAGGGGGCGTCGTGCTCGTCGCCGTCAGCGTCGTTCCGACGGGGGCATCCGTCGTCCGTGCCGCACTGCGCGCCGGTGCGCTGGTGACCACGGTGCTGTTCGCCGTTCCGGCGGTCGCCATCGCCCTCGGTGGAGCGTTGGCGACGGTCATCGGCGACGGGGCTCTGGAGCCGTCCGAGTACTCCGTGCTCGGGGCAACCGTGTTCGGCGGCTACGCCACGGAGCAGCTCGCCGCGATGATCGGCCTCACCCTCGTCGGCTTCGCCATCTGGGGAGCTGCCCGCCTGTCCCCAGGCGAGCGGTGGCCCGTCCTGGCGGATCCGCTCGTCGCCGCACGCTGGATCGCTGCCGTCGGAGTCGTGACCTTCCCAGCCTGGTCGCAGCTGCAGCCGTGGGCGCGATCGGCCGAGGCGCTGGCCCTCGCCGCGCTCGCCGGAGCCGTTCTCTTGTTCGTGCCGCGGGTGCGCGACTCCAGGCTCGCGTTGCGGCTTCCGGGGATCGTCGGCGGCCACATCGTCCTCGTCCTCGCCGTCGTGCTGTCGTGGCCGGAGCAGAGGCTCGCCGTCGTGGCGGGTGCCATCGCCGTCGGGCTCACCGCCCTGCTCGCCCAGACGGTTCCGGTGCGGATCCGTCCAGGGCACATGGGCGTCGGGTTCGCCTACGCCCTGGTGGTGACCGGCCTGGCCCTCGACCTCACCGGCCTCGACACCGTGCCGGTGCTCTGCCTCACCACCACCGTCGGGGCCCTCGCCGCGCTCGCCGCGACCCTCACCGGATGGCTGCGTCCCGGCACCTGGTACGCGGTGCTGATCGTGACCAGTGTTCCGTTCCTCGTCGGCATCGCCGGGGTGCTGCAGGAGCGCAGCGCCTGGACCGCTCTGTCCACCGGAGTGACGGCCCTGCTCGCCTTCGCCCTCACCACCACCCGGCGCCCCGGCCTCACCGTCGTCGTCCGTGCCATCGCTGCGGCGGTCATCGTGCCGGCGCTCGCCGTGGTGGTCGTGTGCCTCTGCGCGGCGTTCCTCCCGACGAGCGGATCACCCGTCGCCCTGCCGATCATCGCGGTTCTCGTGGCCGCCGTGCTTCCGAGCACCGGTGTCATCCAGGCGGCACTCGAGCGGGCGGGATCAGCCCGGCGCGAGGCTCGCGCGGTGCGTCTGGCGATCGAGGGGTCGGCGCTGCTCACCGGTGCCCTCGCCGTGCTCATCGCTCTCGTGGGCGTCGCCGGACTCGAGACCGCCTTCGTGGTTCTGCTCGTGATCGGCATCGGCGCGGCGGCCACGGGCCTGTGGGTGCGTCGCTACGGCTGGTGGATCGCCGCCGCGGCCTGGACCGGTGCGCTGTGGTGCCGCTGGGCCATGGCCGGCGTCGACATCGTCGAACCCTATGTGCTTCCCCCGGCGCTGGTCGCCGCTCTCGTGGGCACGATCCTCGTGTCCAGAGGCAGGCGGGGTGTCCCGCTCGCCACGACGGGCCTGGCGAGCGCCGTCGTCCCGTCGCTCGCAGCCCTGGCGGTGTCGGGCTCGGGTGTCGACGCTGCTGTCCCATGGCGAGCGCTCGCCCTGTTCGCAGCGGCGGGCGTGCTTCTCGTCTTCCTCGCGATCATCACCCGCCCCGCCGGGGAGCCCGGCACACGTCTGGCCGCCCTCGGCAGGCCCGTGGCGGTCATCGCCATCGTCGCGTCAGGCGCCGGCGCCGTGCAGGGCATCCGCTACGGTCTCGAATCCGATGCACTTCCCGGCAGCACTGCGGCCGCACTGATGGTCACGGTTCTCGCGTACGCCATCGCGGCCTGCCTGCTCGCCACGGCTGCAGGGTGGCTCCTGGTGCGTGCGGGGGCCACGTCGCGCTGGGTCTTCGCCGCGGCACCCGTCTACCTCGTCGCGGGTCCCATCACCGCGGTGCGCGACGACGCGTTCTCGATCTGGACGCTGTGGACTCTCTCCGTGCTCCTGCTCGCACTCGTCGTGATCACGGCCGTGCGGTCACGGTCGAAAACGACGACCCTGCCGCCGATCTGGTTCCTCTGGGCCATCGCCTGGTGCACGGCCGTCGCCGGCTGGAGCGAACGCGAGATCCTGCGCGTGGAGGGATTCTCCATCCCGCTGGCGCTGGGCCTGCTGCTCGCCGGCATCGTGGGCATGAGCCAGCACGCCACGGATGCAGCCGCCCCGCCGAGCCCGCCGACGACGGGGCGCGCCCTGACCCGTCTGAATGCCTGGCCGACGGGCGTCAGCGGTTCGTGGCGCCTGCTCGGTCCGGGGCTGGTCGTCCTCTTCGTGCCCTCGATGCTCGCGACAGTCACCGATCCGACCACCTGGCGCGCCATCCTCGTGATAGCGCTCGCGCTGGTCGCCATCCTCGTCGGAGCACGCCGCAAGCTCGCGGCACCATTCGTCATCGGACTCGTGGTGCTTCCCGTCGAGAACGTGCTCGTCTTCGCCGTTCAGCTCGGACGCGACATCCAGTCGCTGCCGTGGTGGATCACCCTGGCCACGGCCGGCGCCGTGCTGCTCGTCATCGCCGTCGGATCCGAGCGTCGAGAGGGAACGGACAAAACAGTGGCGGCGCGGCTGCGCGACCTCACCTGA
- a CDS encoding alpha/beta fold hydrolase translates to MSTSLTPNYRLQTFPTRLGRLSVRLVGPDDGDPTVLWSSMFVDSHTWDGMLPLLLRACPTRLFVLIDPPGLGVSEPLRRRSTIAEAAGAARDVLEALGDRPVDWVGNAFGGHVGYELAVEPGVLRSLVAISSPVEAISPRLRSRIELLAPLLRVAGPVGPVRSAVIDAMLTEKSAGNPARRTLVIESLLRPGRRSMSFALRSFILDRVDVSHLMPRIGVPSLFVASDDRGDWSPADAERSAAAAGSLVRSVTVTGARTLVPLEQPEAMTAELVAFWNELATT, encoded by the coding sequence ATGTCAACCTCACTAACTCCGAATTACCGCCTGCAGACCTTCCCCACTCGACTCGGACGACTCTCGGTCCGTCTCGTCGGACCCGACGACGGAGACCCGACGGTCCTGTGGTCCTCCATGTTCGTCGACAGTCACACCTGGGACGGGATGCTGCCGCTTCTTCTCCGTGCCTGCCCGACCAGGCTCTTCGTGCTGATCGATCCCCCCGGGCTCGGCGTGAGCGAGCCGCTCCGCCGACGCAGCACCATCGCCGAGGCCGCGGGGGCCGCTCGCGACGTCCTCGAGGCGCTGGGCGATCGCCCTGTCGACTGGGTGGGCAATGCCTTCGGCGGTCACGTCGGCTACGAGCTCGCGGTCGAACCCGGGGTGCTGCGCTCTCTCGTGGCCATCAGCTCTCCCGTCGAGGCCATCTCACCTCGATTGCGGAGCCGGATCGAACTGCTCGCACCGCTTCTGCGCGTTGCCGGGCCCGTCGGACCGGTACGGTCGGCCGTGATCGACGCGATGCTGACCGAGAAGTCAGCCGGGAATCCCGCTCGTCGAACTCTCGTCATCGAGAGCCTGCTGCGTCCCGGCCGGCGCAGCATGAGCTTCGCCCTGCGGTCGTTCATCCTCGATCGGGTCGACGTCTCGCACCTCATGCCGCGCATCGGAGTGCCGAGCCTCTTCGTCGCCTCGGACGATCGGGGCGACTGGAGCCCGGCCGATGCCGAACGGTCAGCTGCAGCCGCCGGGTCTCTCGTGCGGTCGGTGACGGTGACGGGCGCCCGCACCCTGGTTCCGCTCGAACAGCCCGAGGCCATGACGGCCGAGCTGGTGGCCTTCTGGAACGAGCTGGCGACGACCTGA
- the ispG gene encoding flavodoxin-dependent (E)-4-hydroxy-3-methylbut-2-enyl-diphosphate synthase: MPAVNLGMPKVPEVLAPRRKSRQIKVGKVLVGGDAQVSVQSMTTTPTPNINATLQQIAELTASGCDIVRVAVPSRDDAEALPIIAKKSQIPVIADIHFQPNYVFQAIDAGCAAVRVNPGNIRKFDDQVGKIAAAAKAAGVSIRIGVNAGSLEPSLLQKYGKATPEALVESAVWEASLFEEHDFHDFKISVKHNDPIIMVKAYRLLAERGDWPLHLGVTEAGPAFQGTIKSATAFGILLGEGIGDTIRVSLSAPPVEEVKVGLQILQSLNLRERKLEIVSCPSCGRAQVDVYKLANDVTDGLEGMSVPLRVAVMGCVVNGPGEAREADLGVASGNGKGQIFVKGEVIKTVPESEIVATLIAEANRLAAEMPASDTSTGAPVVSVG, translated from the coding sequence GTGCCCGCTGTGAATCTCGGAATGCCCAAAGTCCCCGAAGTCCTGGCCCCGCGACGCAAGTCCCGCCAGATCAAGGTGGGGAAGGTGCTCGTCGGCGGTGACGCCCAGGTGAGCGTGCAGTCGATGACTACGACGCCGACGCCGAACATCAACGCGACCCTGCAGCAGATCGCCGAGCTCACGGCGTCAGGGTGCGACATCGTGCGCGTCGCCGTGCCGAGCCGCGACGACGCCGAGGCACTGCCGATCATCGCCAAGAAGAGCCAGATCCCGGTGATCGCCGATATCCACTTCCAGCCGAACTACGTCTTCCAGGCCATCGATGCCGGCTGTGCCGCTGTTCGGGTGAACCCGGGCAACATCCGCAAGTTCGACGACCAGGTCGGCAAGATCGCCGCAGCGGCCAAGGCGGCAGGCGTCTCGATCCGCATCGGCGTCAATGCCGGCTCACTCGAGCCCAGCCTGCTGCAGAAGTACGGCAAGGCGACTCCGGAGGCGCTCGTGGAGAGTGCCGTCTGGGAGGCAAGCCTGTTCGAGGAGCACGACTTCCACGACTTCAAGATCTCGGTGAAGCACAACGACCCGATCATCATGGTGAAGGCGTACAGGTTGCTCGCCGAGCGCGGCGACTGGCCGCTCCACCTCGGCGTGACCGAGGCCGGACCTGCGTTCCAGGGAACGATCAAGAGCGCGACGGCGTTCGGCATCCTGCTCGGCGAGGGCATCGGCGACACCATCCGCGTCTCGCTCAGCGCGCCGCCGGTCGAGGAGGTCAAGGTCGGTCTGCAGATCCTGCAGTCGCTCAACCTGCGCGAGCGCAAGCTCGAGATCGTCTCCTGCCCGAGCTGCGGCCGCGCCCAGGTCGACGTCTACAAGCTGGCCAACGACGTGACCGACGGGCTCGAGGGGATGAGCGTTCCGCTCCGCGTCGCGGTCATGGGCTGCGTCGTGAACGGGCCGGGCGAAGCGCGCGAGGCAGACCTGGGAGTGGCATCCGGAAACGGCAAGGGCCAGATCTTCGTCAAGGGCGAGGTCATCAAGACCGTCCCCGAGTCCGAGATCGTGGCGACCCTCATCGCCGAGGCCAACCGCCTCGCCGCGGAGATGCCGGCCAGCGACACCTCGACGGGTGCACCCGTCGTGTCGGTGGGCTGA